In Caballeronia sp. Lep1P3, a single genomic region encodes these proteins:
- a CDS encoding exodeoxyribonuclease VII small subunit produces the protein MAKTAAEASGEEAGAHAPGADAASLPENYEAALAELESLVARMEEGALSLEESLAAYRRGAALVGFCQQQLEKVEQQVRVLDGETLKPLPAEVQRAAQGAGATNDNGDDDL, from the coding sequence ATGGCGAAGACCGCAGCAGAGGCATCGGGCGAAGAAGCCGGCGCGCACGCGCCGGGCGCGGACGCCGCGTCGCTTCCGGAGAATTACGAAGCGGCGCTGGCCGAACTCGAATCGCTCGTGGCGCGCATGGAAGAAGGCGCGCTGAGTCTCGAGGAATCGCTTGCAGCGTACCGCCGAGGCGCGGCGCTTGTGGGCTTTTGCCAACAACAGCTCGAAAAAGTCGAGCAGCAGGTTCGCGTGCTCGACGGCGAGACGCTCAAGCCGCTGCCCGCCGAGGTCCAGCGCGCCGCCCAGGGTGCCGGAGCAACGAACGACAACGGGGACGACGACCTATGA
- a CDS encoding aromatic ring-hydroxylating dioxygenase subunit alpha, whose product MSNLSNALQLKAVHSQLPVTAYFDEALLTRELDILFKQGPRYIGHELMVPEAGNYFALPGEGEGRVLVRNQQNQIELLSNVCRHRQAIMLNGRGSAENIVCPLHRWTYDLNGQLLGAPHFADKPCLNLGATPLQNWQGLLFEAEGRNVAADLAKLGTARHFDFSGFMFDHVEVHECNYNWKTFIEVYLEDYHVAPFHPGLGSFVSCDNLEWEFGDWYSVQTVGVHKNLEKPGSPTYRKWHDQVLRFRNGAPPDFGAIWMVYYPGLMIEWYPHVLVVSWLIPRGTQKTTNIVEFYYPEEIALFEREFIEAERAAYLETAREDDEIGERMDAGRRALMSRGENQVGPYQSPMESGMQHFHEFLRHQLGTI is encoded by the coding sequence ATGTCCAATCTGAGCAATGCATTGCAGTTGAAAGCAGTACATAGCCAACTGCCAGTCACGGCTTACTTTGACGAAGCGCTTCTTACGCGCGAACTCGACATACTTTTCAAGCAGGGTCCACGCTATATCGGGCACGAACTCATGGTCCCCGAAGCGGGGAACTATTTCGCGCTTCCGGGCGAGGGCGAAGGGCGCGTGCTCGTTCGCAATCAGCAGAATCAAATCGAACTGCTCTCGAACGTGTGCCGTCACCGTCAGGCAATCATGCTGAACGGGCGTGGCAGCGCGGAGAACATCGTCTGCCCGCTGCATCGCTGGACCTACGATCTCAATGGGCAATTGCTCGGCGCGCCGCATTTCGCCGACAAACCGTGCCTGAATCTCGGCGCCACGCCGCTGCAGAACTGGCAAGGCCTGCTCTTCGAGGCCGAAGGCCGCAACGTCGCGGCCGATCTCGCCAAACTCGGCACGGCGCGTCACTTCGACTTCTCGGGCTTCATGTTCGATCACGTCGAAGTGCACGAGTGCAATTACAACTGGAAGACCTTTATCGAGGTCTATCTGGAGGATTACCACGTCGCGCCGTTCCATCCGGGCCTCGGCAGTTTCGTCTCGTGCGACAACCTCGAGTGGGAATTCGGCGACTGGTACAGCGTGCAGACGGTCGGCGTTCACAAGAATCTGGAGAAGCCCGGCAGCCCGACCTACCGGAAATGGCACGATCAGGTCCTGCGTTTCCGTAATGGCGCGCCGCCGGACTTCGGCGCCATCTGGATGGTGTATTACCCCGGCCTCATGATCGAGTGGTATCCGCATGTGCTGGTCGTGTCCTGGCTCATTCCGCGCGGCACGCAGAAGACCACGAACATCGTCGAGTTCTATTACCCCGAGGAAATCGCGCTCTTCGAACGCGAGTTCATCGAGGCGGAACGCGCCGCGTATCTGGAAACCGCGCGCGAGGACGACGAAATCGGCGAGCGCATGGACGCGGGCCGGCGCGCGCTGATGTCGCGCGGCGAGAACCAGGTCGGGCCGTATCAGAGTCCGATGGAATCGGGCATGCAACACTTCCACGAGTTCCTGCGGCATCAGCTCGGCACCATCTGA
- a CDS encoding polyprenyl synthetase family protein → MTFDQWMRATLDRVETALEHYLPATDVAPARLHEAMRYAVLGGGKRVRPLLVHAAGELTGAATQAVEAASVALEMIHVYSLVHDDMPAMDDDALRRGKPTVHIQYDEATALLVGDALQSQAFIALTAEGNGLTDSQQAALVRELAVASGSVGMAGGQAIDLESVGRKLSRPELETMHRKKTGALLRASVRMGALAGERPGADALAALDKYAAAIGLAFQVVDDILDVTADSATLGKTAGKDAQHDKPTYVSVIGLDASRELAAQLGRDAHAAIEPFGPRAQRLAELADLVVNRAH, encoded by the coding sequence ATGACCTTCGACCAATGGATGCGCGCCACGCTCGACCGCGTCGAAACCGCGCTCGAGCATTATCTGCCGGCCACGGACGTCGCGCCCGCGCGCCTGCACGAAGCCATGCGCTACGCGGTGCTCGGCGGCGGCAAGCGCGTGCGCCCGCTGCTGGTGCACGCGGCGGGCGAACTGACCGGCGCGGCCACGCAAGCGGTCGAAGCGGCGAGCGTCGCGCTCGAAATGATTCACGTCTATTCGCTCGTGCACGACGACATGCCCGCAATGGACGACGACGCCCTGCGCCGCGGCAAGCCCACGGTACACATCCAATATGACGAAGCGACGGCACTGCTCGTCGGCGACGCGCTGCAATCGCAGGCGTTCATCGCGCTGACGGCCGAAGGCAACGGCCTCACCGACAGCCAGCAGGCCGCGCTCGTGCGCGAACTGGCGGTCGCGAGCGGCTCGGTGGGCATGGCGGGCGGGCAGGCCATCGACCTCGAAAGCGTCGGGCGCAAGCTGTCGCGGCCCGAACTCGAGACGATGCATCGCAAAAAGACGGGCGCACTGCTGCGCGCGTCCGTGCGCATGGGTGCGCTCGCGGGCGAGCGGCCCGGCGCCGACGCGCTCGCCGCGCTGGACAAGTACGCTGCCGCCATCGGCCTCGCGTTTCAGGTCGTGGACGATATTCTCGATGTCACCGCCGACTCGGCCACGCTCGGCAAAACCGCCGGCAAGGACGCGCAGCACGACAAACCGACTTACGTGTCCGTCATCGGACTGGACGCGTCGCGCGAACTCGCCGCCCAACTCGGGCGCGACGCGCACGCCGCTATTGAGCCGTTCGGCCCGCGCGCCCAGCGCCTCGCCGAACTCGCCGACCTGGTCGTGAACCGGGCGCATTGA
- a CDS encoding NAD(P)/FAD-dependent oxidoreductase yields the protein MHRFIIVGGGAGGLELATRLGDRFGSSEGKADSKPPRAQVTLVDRNPTHIWKPLLHEVAAGSMDPFTQELEYAAQALWHGFEFQQGELVGLNRAARRITIGALRDDEAGELLPERELEYDTLVIAIGSTTHFFGVEGAQEYSIALDTVGQAELFRKRLIAACMRAEHFAPEPVAAGVEEERVMEAAPRIQIAIVGAGATGVELSAELRNTAQVLSAYGLHKLDPKHDIGIALIEAGPRILPALQERVSSATAELLTKLGVTLLTGETVAQVSRDSIRTASGKIIRADLTVWAAGIKAPAVLTRLDGLPTNRLGQLIVRRTLQTETDDDIFALGDCAACPWPGNERNVPPRAQAAHQQASFLFKAFERRMQGKPLPEYTYRDFGSLVSLGHYSAVGNLMGGLIGGNMLIEGLFARFMYMSLYRLHVAALHGYARMVLDTFAHWLRRSTAPRVKLH from the coding sequence ATGCACCGCTTCATCATCGTCGGCGGCGGGGCCGGCGGTCTCGAACTCGCGACGCGGCTCGGCGACCGTTTCGGCTCGAGCGAAGGCAAGGCCGACTCGAAACCTCCGCGCGCGCAGGTCACGCTCGTCGACCGCAATCCGACGCACATCTGGAAGCCGCTCCTGCACGAAGTCGCCGCGGGCAGCATGGACCCGTTCACGCAGGAACTCGAATACGCGGCGCAGGCGCTCTGGCATGGCTTCGAATTTCAGCAGGGCGAACTCGTTGGTTTGAATCGTGCGGCGAGACGCATCACGATCGGCGCACTGCGCGACGACGAAGCCGGCGAACTGCTGCCCGAGCGCGAACTGGAATACGACACGCTCGTGATCGCCATCGGCAGCACGACGCATTTCTTCGGCGTCGAGGGCGCGCAGGAGTATTCGATCGCGCTCGATACCGTCGGCCAGGCCGAACTCTTTCGCAAGCGGCTGATCGCGGCGTGCATGCGCGCCGAGCACTTCGCGCCCGAGCCTGTCGCGGCGGGCGTCGAGGAGGAGCGCGTGATGGAAGCCGCGCCGCGCATTCAGATCGCGATCGTCGGCGCCGGCGCAACGGGCGTCGAACTGTCGGCGGAATTGCGCAACACGGCGCAAGTGCTGTCCGCCTACGGCCTGCACAAGCTCGATCCGAAGCACGACATCGGCATCGCGCTGATCGAAGCGGGGCCACGCATTCTGCCCGCGTTGCAGGAGCGCGTGTCGTCGGCCACCGCCGAACTGCTCACGAAGCTCGGCGTGACACTGTTGACGGGTGAAACCGTCGCGCAGGTCTCGCGCGATTCCATACGCACGGCGAGCGGCAAGATTATCCGGGCGGATTTGACCGTCTGGGCGGCCGGCATCAAGGCGCCCGCCGTGTTGACTCGGCTCGACGGCTTGCCGACCAACCGGCTCGGCCAGTTGATCGTGCGCCGCACGCTGCAAACCGAAACCGACGACGACATCTTCGCGCTCGGCGATTGCGCCGCGTGTCCGTGGCCGGGCAACGAGCGCAACGTGCCGCCGCGCGCGCAGGCGGCGCATCAGCAGGCGAGCTTTCTGTTCAAGGCGTTCGAGCGGCGCATGCAGGGCAAGCCGCTGCCGGAATACACGTATCGCGATTTCGGGTCGCTGGTGTCGCTCGGGCATTACAGCGCGGTCGGCAATCTGATGGGCGGGCTGATCGGCGGCAACATGCTGATCGAAGGACTCTTCGCGCGGTTCATGTACATGTCGCTGTATCGGCTGCATGTCGCGGCGCTGCATGGCTACGCGCGCATGGTCCTCGACACGTTCGCGCACTGGCTGCGCCGGTCCACCGCGCCGCGTGTGAAACTGCACTGA
- the dxs gene encoding 1-deoxy-D-xylulose-5-phosphate synthase produces MYDLLKTIDDPADLRALDRRQLHPLADELRAYVLDSVSQTGGHLSSNLGTVELTIALHYVFDTPLDRIVWDVGHQTYPHKILTGRREQMPTLRQLNGISGFPRRSESEYDTFGTAHSSTSISAALGMAVANKLQGDNRYSIAVIGDGAMTAGMAFEAMNNAGVADDLPLLVILNDNDMSISPPVGALNRHLARLMSGRFYAAARAGVERVLRAAPPVLDLARKLEEHAKGMIVPATLFEEFGFNYIGPIDGHDLDSLIPTLQNIKELRGPQFLHVVTKKGQGYKLAEADPVLYHGPGKFNPAEGIKPSSAPSKKTYTQVFGEWLCDAAAQDSRVVGITPAMREGSGMVEFEKRFPDRYFDVGIAEQHAVTFAGGLAADGMKPVVAIYSTFLQRAYDQLIHDVALQNLPVVFAIDRAGLVGADGATHAGNYDLAFLRCIPNMTVMAASDENECRQMLYTALQQPNPTAVRYPRGAGTGVATVKQMTAIPLGKGEIRRESSQKMGSGKRIAVCAFGTMVAPSLAAAEELDLTVANMRFVKPIDAELLRELAATHDAIVTVEEGAIMGGAGSACVEALLASGVVKPVLQLGLPDVFIDHGDPAKLLASVGLDAVGIARSIRERFLSAVESAGKLEKRVA; encoded by the coding sequence ATGTACGACTTGCTGAAAACCATCGACGATCCGGCCGATTTGCGTGCCCTCGATCGACGCCAACTGCATCCGCTTGCCGACGAACTGCGGGCCTACGTGCTCGACAGCGTGTCGCAGACGGGCGGCCATCTGTCGTCCAATCTGGGCACGGTCGAACTGACGATCGCGCTGCATTACGTCTTCGATACGCCGCTCGACCGCATCGTCTGGGACGTCGGCCATCAGACGTATCCGCACAAGATTCTGACCGGCCGCCGCGAGCAGATGCCGACGCTGCGTCAGTTGAACGGCATTTCCGGCTTTCCGCGCCGCAGCGAATCCGAATACGACACCTTCGGCACCGCGCATTCGAGCACGTCCATTTCGGCGGCGCTCGGCATGGCCGTCGCGAACAAGCTGCAGGGCGACAACCGTTATTCGATCGCCGTGATCGGCGACGGCGCGATGACTGCGGGCATGGCCTTCGAGGCGATGAACAACGCGGGCGTCGCGGACGACCTGCCGCTGCTCGTCATTCTGAACGACAACGACATGTCGATTTCGCCGCCGGTCGGCGCGCTGAATCGTCATCTCGCGCGTCTGATGTCCGGCCGCTTCTATGCCGCCGCGCGCGCGGGCGTCGAACGCGTGCTGCGCGCCGCGCCGCCGGTGCTCGATCTCGCGCGCAAGCTGGAAGAGCACGCGAAGGGCATGATCGTGCCGGCCACGCTTTTCGAAGAGTTCGGCTTCAATTACATCGGACCGATCGACGGCCACGACCTCGATTCGCTGATTCCGACGCTGCAGAACATCAAGGAACTGCGTGGCCCGCAATTTCTGCACGTCGTGACGAAGAAAGGCCAAGGTTACAAGCTCGCCGAAGCCGACCCGGTGCTGTATCACGGTCCCGGCAAGTTCAATCCGGCCGAGGGCATCAAGCCGTCGAGCGCGCCGTCGAAGAAGACGTACACGCAGGTGTTCGGCGAGTGGCTCTGCGACGCCGCCGCGCAGGATTCGCGTGTGGTCGGCATTACGCCGGCCATGCGTGAAGGCTCCGGCATGGTCGAATTCGAAAAGCGCTTCCCGGACCGTTATTTCGACGTCGGCATCGCCGAGCAGCACGCCGTCACGTTCGCGGGCGGGCTGGCCGCGGACGGCATGAAGCCGGTGGTCGCCATCTATTCGACGTTCCTACAACGCGCCTACGATCAGTTGATTCACGATGTCGCGCTGCAAAACCTGCCGGTGGTGTTCGCCATCGACCGCGCGGGTCTCGTCGGCGCTGACGGCGCGACGCACGCGGGCAACTACGACCTCGCGTTTTTACGCTGCATTCCGAACATGACGGTGATGGCCGCATCCGACGAAAACGAATGCCGCCAGATGCTTTACACCGCGCTCCAGCAGCCGAACCCGACCGCCGTGCGCTATCCGCGCGGCGCGGGCACGGGCGTCGCCACGGTCAAGCAGATGACCGCGATTCCGCTCGGCAAGGGCGAAATCCGGCGCGAATCGTCGCAGAAAATGGGTTCGGGCAAGCGCATCGCCGTTTGCGCGTTCGGCACGATGGTCGCGCCGTCGCTCGCCGCCGCCGAGGAACTCGACCTGACCGTCGCGAACATGCGCTTCGTGAAGCCGATCGACGCCGAGTTGCTGCGCGAACTCGCCGCGACGCACGACGCGATCGTGACCGTCGAGGAAGGCGCGATCATGGGCGGCGCGGGTTCGGCTTGCGTCGAGGCGCTGCTCGCGAGCGGCGTCGTCAAGCCGGTGCTGCAACTGGGCTTGCCGGATGTTTTCATCGATCACGGCGATCCCGCCAAGCTGCTTGCGAGCGTCGGCTTGGATGCCGTGGGCATCGCGCGTTCGATTCGCGAGCGTTTCCTTTCCGCCGTCGAAAGCGCGGGCAAGCTGGAAAAGCGCGTCGCCTGA
- the polA gene encoding DNA polymerase I yields MPEELSLEGKTLLLVDGSSYLYRAYHAMPDLRGPDGGPTGALYGMVNMLRRLRREINAEYSACIFDAKGKTFRDDWYADYKANRPSMPDDLSKQIEPIHVAVRALGWPLVMIEGVEADDVIGTLAVQAEKRGMKVIVSTGDKDLAQLVTDHVTLINTMTNETLDRAGVMAKFGVPPERIVDYLSLIGDTVDNVPGVEKCGPKTALKWLTAYETLDGIVAHASEIKGAVGDNLRKALDFLPMAQKLVTVHTQCDLASQIDSIEETLQTRPEARDELRDVFLRHGFKTWLREIEIADAVEGPTDTPPAEVTEIVHHYETVQTWEQLDAWLARIDAADITSFDTETTSLDPMVAQIVGVSVAVEAGHAAYIPVAHRGPDAPVQLPRDEVLAKLKPWLEDASKKKVGQHLKYDEQVLANHGIELRGVEHDTLLQSYVLESHRPHDMDNLALRHLGVKTIKYEDVAGKGASQIGFDEVPLEKAAEYAAEDSDITLRLHRTLYPQVEEEEGLLRVYRDIEMPTSRVLRKIERNGVLIDREKLDAQSTEIAKRLIELQAEAYEHAGGEFNLGSPKQIGQIFFEKLQLPVVKKTPSGAPSTDEEVLQKLAEDYPLPKVLLEHRALSKLKSTYTDKLPRMVNPSTGRVHTNYAQAVAVTGRLSSNEPNLQNIPVRTGEGRRIREAFIAPPGSKIVSADYSQIELRIMAHISGDESLMRAFKEGEDVHRATASEVFSVTPLEVDNDQRRIAKVINFGLIYGMSSFGLASNLGITRDAAKLYIDRYFARYPGVAAYMDITRTTAKMNGFVETVFGRRLWLPEINGGSGPRRQAAERAAINAPMQGTAADLIKMSMIAVQDWIESAGLRTKMIMQVHDELVLEVPEEELPDVRKRLPELMCGVAALKVPLVAEVGVGNNWEEAH; encoded by the coding sequence ATGCCTGAAGAACTCAGTCTTGAAGGTAAGACCCTGCTATTGGTCGACGGTTCTAGCTACTTGTACCGGGCTTACCATGCGATGCCTGACCTGCGTGGTCCCGACGGCGGTCCCACCGGCGCACTGTATGGGATGGTGAACATGTTGCGGCGCCTGCGCCGCGAAATCAATGCAGAGTATAGCGCGTGCATCTTCGACGCGAAGGGCAAGACTTTCCGCGACGACTGGTACGCCGACTACAAGGCTAACCGTCCTTCGATGCCCGATGACTTGAGCAAGCAGATCGAGCCCATCCATGTGGCAGTGCGCGCGCTCGGCTGGCCGCTCGTCATGATCGAAGGCGTGGAAGCCGACGACGTCATCGGTACGCTCGCGGTGCAGGCCGAAAAACGCGGCATGAAAGTAATCGTGTCGACGGGCGATAAGGATCTGGCTCAACTCGTGACGGATCATGTCACCCTCATCAATACGATGACCAACGAAACGCTCGATCGCGCAGGCGTCATGGCGAAGTTCGGCGTGCCTCCGGAACGCATCGTCGATTATCTTTCGCTCATCGGCGATACGGTCGACAACGTGCCCGGCGTCGAAAAGTGCGGACCCAAGACGGCGCTCAAATGGCTCACTGCATACGAAACGCTCGATGGCATCGTCGCACACGCAAGCGAGATCAAAGGTGCGGTAGGAGACAATCTGCGCAAGGCTCTCGACTTCCTGCCGATGGCGCAAAAGCTCGTGACCGTGCACACGCAATGCGACCTGGCTTCGCAGATCGACTCCATCGAAGAGACATTGCAGACGCGCCCCGAAGCGCGCGATGAACTGCGCGACGTGTTCCTGCGTCATGGCTTCAAGACGTGGCTGCGCGAAATCGAAATAGCGGATGCCGTCGAAGGCCCGACCGACACGCCGCCCGCCGAAGTCACCGAGATCGTTCATCACTACGAGACCGTGCAGACGTGGGAGCAGCTCGATGCCTGGCTCGCGCGCATCGACGCCGCGGATATCACGTCGTTCGATACGGAAACCACGTCCCTCGATCCGATGGTCGCGCAGATCGTGGGCGTGTCGGTGGCGGTCGAAGCGGGACACGCGGCGTATATTCCGGTCGCGCATCGCGGGCCGGACGCGCCCGTGCAACTGCCGCGCGACGAAGTGCTCGCGAAGCTCAAGCCGTGGCTCGAAGATGCATCGAAGAAAAAGGTCGGCCAGCATCTGAAGTACGACGAGCAGGTTCTGGCGAATCACGGCATCGAATTGCGCGGCGTGGAGCACGACACGCTGCTGCAGTCGTATGTGCTGGAGTCGCATCGTCCGCATGACATGGACAACCTCGCGCTGCGGCATCTCGGCGTGAAGACCATCAAGTACGAAGACGTCGCGGGCAAGGGCGCTTCGCAGATCGGCTTCGACGAAGTGCCGCTCGAGAAAGCCGCCGAATACGCCGCCGAAGACTCGGATATCACGCTGCGCCTGCATCGGACGCTGTATCCGCAAGTCGAAGAGGAAGAAGGCTTGCTGCGCGTGTATCGCGACATCGAGATGCCGACTTCGCGCGTGCTGCGCAAGATCGAGCGCAACGGCGTGCTGATCGATCGCGAGAAGCTCGATGCGCAGAGCACTGAGATCGCGAAGAGGCTAATCGAGTTGCAGGCCGAAGCGTACGAGCACGCGGGCGGCGAGTTCAATCTCGGGTCGCCGAAACAGATCGGCCAGATTTTCTTCGAGAAGCTGCAACTGCCCGTCGTGAAGAAGACGCCGAGCGGCGCGCCTTCCACCGACGAAGAAGTGCTGCAGAAACTCGCCGAAGACTATCCGTTGCCCAAAGTGCTGCTCGAACATCGCGCGCTGTCGAAGCTCAAGTCCACCTATACGGACAAGCTGCCGCGCATGGTCAATCCGTCGACGGGGCGCGTCCATACGAACTACGCGCAGGCCGTCGCGGTGACGGGGCGCCTGTCGTCGAACGAGCCGAATCTGCAGAATATCCCCGTGCGCACCGGCGAAGGGCGGCGCATTCGCGAGGCGTTCATCGCGCCGCCGGGAAGCAAGATCGTGTCGGCGGATTATTCGCAGATCGAACTTCGCATCATGGCGCATATTTCCGGCGATGAATCGCTGATGCGCGCGTTCAAGGAAGGCGAGGACGTGCATCGCGCCACCGCGTCCGAAGTCTTCAGCGTGACGCCGCTCGAAGTCGACAACGATCAGCGGCGCATCGCGAAGGTCATCAACTTCGGCCTGATCTACGGCATGAGTTCGTTCGGGCTCGCGTCGAATCTCGGCATCACGCGCGATGCCGCGAAGCTCTATATCGACCGATATTTCGCGCGCTATCCGGGCGTCGCCGCGTATATGGACATCACGCGCACGACCGCGAAGATGAACGGCTTCGTCGAGACCGTGTTCGGGCGGCGTCTGTGGCTCCCCGAAATCAACGGCGGCAGCGGGCCGCGCCGTCAGGCGGCGGAGCGCGCGGCCATCAACGCGCCGATGCAGGGCACGGCCGCCGACCTCATCAAGATGTCGATGATCGCGGTGCAGGACTGGATCGAAAGCGCGGGCCTGCGCACGAAGATGATCATGCAGGTCCACGATGAACTCGTGCTCGAAGTGCCCGAAGAGGAACTGCCGGACGTGCGCAAGCGCCTGCCCGAGCTGATGTGCGGCGTCGCGGCGCTGAAGGTGCCGCTCGTCGCGGAAGTGGGCGTCGGCAACAACTGGGAAGAGGCGCACTGA
- a CDS encoding dienelactone hydrolase family protein yields MLTPEVDSLIPHVPFNRRNFIKAAFGTGFAAAVLPVSAQTIHTDADGLEAGAIGVRGADGTLVPAYRAQPKGKTHLPVIIVIHEIFGVHEHIADVCRRFAKQGYLAIAPDLYTRQGDASAYPSIQQLNDQLVSKVTDAQVISDIDETVKWAGEHGGDLKRLGINGFCWGGRITWLYAEHNPHVKAAVAWYGRLTGNKTANTPSNPIDNAAELKVPVLGLYGRQDQSIPQDTIEAMKQAIANGPPSARGSQFVVYDDAPHAFFADYRPSYRKADAEDGWKRALAWFREHGVK; encoded by the coding sequence ATGCTGACCCCTGAAGTCGACAGTCTCATCCCGCACGTTCCGTTCAACCGGCGCAACTTCATCAAGGCCGCTTTCGGCACAGGCTTCGCGGCTGCCGTGCTGCCCGTTTCAGCGCAGACGATTCACACCGATGCCGATGGCCTCGAGGCAGGCGCGATCGGCGTGCGCGGCGCGGACGGCACGCTCGTCCCGGCGTATCGCGCGCAGCCGAAGGGCAAGACGCATTTGCCGGTCATCATCGTGATTCACGAGATTTTCGGCGTGCACGAACATATCGCCGATGTCTGCCGCCGGTTCGCCAAGCAGGGCTATCTCGCCATCGCGCCCGATCTTTACACACGACAAGGCGATGCATCGGCGTATCCGTCGATTCAGCAGCTCAACGATCAGCTCGTGTCCAAGGTGACAGACGCGCAAGTGATCTCCGACATCGACGAAACGGTGAAGTGGGCGGGCGAGCATGGCGGCGATCTGAAGCGGCTCGGCATTAACGGATTTTGCTGGGGCGGGCGCATTACGTGGCTGTACGCGGAGCACAATCCGCACGTGAAGGCGGCTGTCGCGTGGTATGGGCGGCTCACCGGCAACAAGACGGCGAACACGCCGAGCAATCCGATCGATAACGCCGCCGAACTCAAGGTGCCCGTGCTTGGTCTGTATGGCCGGCAGGATCAGAGCATCCCGCAGGACACCATCGAAGCGATGAAGCAGGCAATCGCGAACGGTCCGCCGAGCGCGCGCGGCTCGCAATTCGTCGTTTATGACGACGCGCCGCACGCGTTTTTCGCGGATTATCGGCCGAGCTATCGCAAGGCGGACGCCGAGGACGGCTGGAAACGCGCGCTCGCGTGGTTCCGCGAGCACGGCGTCAAATAA
- a CDS encoding sulfurtransferase has translation MPHTHYTTLISAGNLAERLAAAPGSVLVFDCRFDLAAPDAGEAAYAAGHIPGAHYLHLDRDLSGTKTGTNGRHPLPERAALVAKLAGLGLNEGQQVVAYDAQGGMYAARLWWLLRWLGHDSVALLDGGLQAWEASGQPLDTAVPPTTQGTFKAGQPLQVTIDAQAIARSIGTREHLLIDARAADRYRGENETLDPVGGHIPGALNHFFKNNLSPEGRFKTAHELRETFGSLIGATPADHVVLQCGSGVTACHNALAMEIAGLHGAALYPGSWSEWSADPGRPVATGANP, from the coding sequence ATGCCGCACACTCACTACACCACGCTCATTTCGGCGGGCAATCTCGCCGAACGGCTCGCCGCCGCGCCCGGCAGCGTGCTCGTCTTCGATTGCCGCTTCGATCTCGCCGCGCCCGATGCAGGCGAAGCCGCGTATGCCGCGGGCCACATTCCCGGCGCGCATTATCTGCATCTCGACCGCGACCTCTCCGGCACGAAAACGGGCACGAATGGCCGGCATCCGTTGCCGGAGCGCGCGGCGCTCGTCGCAAAGCTCGCGGGACTGGGGCTGAACGAGGGCCAGCAGGTCGTCGCGTATGACGCGCAAGGCGGCATGTACGCCGCGCGTCTCTGGTGGCTCCTGCGCTGGCTCGGGCACGATTCCGTCGCGCTGCTCGATGGCGGCCTGCAGGCGTGGGAAGCATCGGGCCAGCCGCTCGACACCGCCGTGCCGCCGACGACGCAGGGCACGTTCAAGGCCGGCCAGCCGCTGCAGGTCACGATCGATGCGCAAGCGATCGCGCGCAGCATCGGCACGCGCGAGCATCTGCTGATCGATGCGCGCGCCGCCGACCGCTATCGCGGCGAGAACGAAACGCTCGATCCCGTCGGCGGCCACATTCCCGGCGCCCTCAATCACTTCTTCAAGAACAATCTGTCGCCGGAAGGCCGCTTCAAGACCGCGCACGAACTACGCGAAACGTTCGGCTCGCTGATCGGCGCGACGCCCGCGGATCACGTCGTGCTGCAGTGCGGATCGGGCGTGACCGCATGCCACAACGCACTCGCGATGGAAATCGCCGGGCTGCACGGCGCAGCGCTCTATCCCGGCTCGTGGAGCGAATGGAGCGCCGATCCGGGCCGCCCCGTCGCGACCGGCGCGAATCCGTAA